A part of Terriglobus roseus genomic DNA contains:
- a CDS encoding DUF4760 domain-containing protein: protein MSDLSAVDIAIRQAELILKLYDLRREATMREARSYIGGEFLPASVEELVAIVSSGTKQGAFVLQVYGYWDMVASFVDSGALTPQLIYNTCQEMYFQYAKIQPFLAGFRQQMNLPEWMSGIERQVEGTEAGRARLATMRKNLEAIAAARNASRA, encoded by the coding sequence ATGAGCGATCTATCCGCCGTTGATATTGCCATCCGACAAGCTGAACTGATCCTGAAGCTCTACGACCTGCGACGCGAAGCCACCATGCGCGAAGCACGTTCTTACATTGGCGGAGAATTCCTGCCTGCCTCGGTGGAAGAACTCGTAGCCATCGTCAGCAGCGGCACAAAGCAGGGTGCCTTCGTACTCCAGGTCTATGGCTACTGGGACATGGTGGCGTCGTTCGTCGACAGCGGCGCGCTCACTCCTCAACTGATCTACAACACCTGCCAGGAAATGTACTTCCAATACGCGAAGATTCAGCCATTCCTGGCTGGCTTCCGGCAGCAGATGAATCTGCCCGAATGGATGAGCGGAATCGAACGGCAAGTCGAAGGCACTGAAGCTGGCCGTGCCCGACTCGCCACCATGCGAAAGAACCTGGAAGCCATCGCCGCCGCGCGTAATGCCTCGAGGGCATAA
- a CDS encoding type II secretion system protein, producing the protein MTKGHSNDEGFTLLELLFVMVIIGVLAAMAVPAYTRHLRAAKEAVLKQDLHVMREAIDSYTVDKQKAPQTLDDLVTAGYLKALPMDPITNRKDSWMGDRTDSYNSVDETQTGINDVHSGAQNASLDGSLYSTW; encoded by the coding sequence ATGACCAAAGGGCATAGCAACGACGAAGGCTTCACCCTGCTGGAGCTCCTCTTCGTCATGGTCATCATCGGCGTGCTCGCCGCCATGGCGGTGCCTGCGTACACGCGCCACCTGCGCGCCGCAAAGGAAGCTGTCCTCAAGCAGGATCTGCACGTCATGCGTGAGGCAATCGACAGCTATACGGTGGACAAGCAGAAAGCCCCGCAGACACTGGACGATCTCGTCACCGCAGGCTATCTAAAAGCTCTCCCCATGGACCCCATCACCAACCGCAAGGATTCCTGGATGGGCGATCGCACCGACAGCTACAACTCTGTCGACGAAACGCAGACCGGCATCAATGACGTCCACAGCGGAGCGCAGAACGCCTCGCTCGACGGTTCGCTTTACTCCACCTGGTAA
- a CDS encoding type II secretion system protein has translation MRMRTAKSGPDSGQGGFTLVELIVVVGILAILAGAAIPVTRWQVKRTKERELRTALWQMRSAIDRYKDAADRGAFQTKLDSFNYPPDLETLVDGVDVQTKKVKFLRGIPKDPMTGDTDWQLRSMQDEPDTSGWGGQNVFDVHSKSQGIALDGTKYSEW, from the coding sequence ATGCGTATGCGAACGGCGAAATCCGGGCCGGACTCTGGTCAGGGCGGTTTCACCCTTGTCGAACTCATCGTGGTGGTGGGCATCCTCGCCATCCTCGCGGGTGCCGCCATCCCGGTCACTCGCTGGCAGGTGAAGCGGACCAAGGAAAGGGAACTGCGCACCGCCCTGTGGCAGATGCGTTCCGCCATCGATCGGTACAAGGACGCCGCAGATCGCGGAGCCTTCCAGACCAAGCTCGATAGCTTCAACTATCCGCCGGATTTGGAAACACTGGTCGACGGCGTAGACGTCCAAACCAAGAAGGTGAAGTTTCTGCGGGGCATTCCGAAAGACCCCATGACCGGTGATACCGACTGGCAACTCCGCTCCATGCAGGACGAGCCTGACACCAGCGGCTGGGGCGGCCAGAACGTCTTTGACGTACATTCCAAGAGTCAGGGCATCGCTCTGGACGGGACAAAATATTCAGAATGGTAA